The Lactobacillus sp. ESL0680 genome has a segment encoding these proteins:
- a CDS encoding DUF4097 family beta strand repeat-containing protein, whose protein sequence is MMKRFYKIGAATLIIGLILIIAGYINGGLQPVVGTDLTNFQVLDAKTFSHERTLPYKKFSQVELNTGEVDYRIHRGNKYQIKVIDTKEHSLVVNKVKDKIVIGQRHQTYPIAIDWKFYKQRPEVEITVPTKTALTKIEDNNTQGSLKVADLNLQKLVVGIADYNEQDDLQLHNLQVKQAQISTDMSDMDIDNCTFDKSNISSGSGMLEINKLVAKKQIIIHAIGGFEAYSSEFHHGKIYANEGDVTINNSQLDTTKVSVKDGGLHMSRDKFIGKNNLKQSSLMIKHSPTNVNYDLVAPREGWITFRGKRIRRNFANYTSFTKKVAKPVGTIKAESSDESIIIK, encoded by the coding sequence ATGATGAAACGATTTTATAAAATAGGAGCTGCAACTTTAATAATTGGTTTGATTTTAATAATTGCTGGTTATATTAATGGTGGTTTGCAGCCAGTCGTTGGGACGGATTTGACTAACTTTCAGGTACTTGATGCCAAAACCTTTTCACATGAAAGAACTTTACCTTACAAGAAATTTAGTCAGGTTGAATTAAATACTGGTGAAGTCGATTATCGGATTCATCGCGGCAATAAATATCAAATTAAGGTGATTGATACTAAAGAACATTCACTTGTTGTTAACAAGGTAAAAGACAAAATAGTAATAGGTCAACGGCACCAAACTTATCCAATTGCTATTGATTGGAAGTTTTATAAGCAACGTCCAGAAGTTGAAATTACGGTACCAACTAAGACAGCCTTAACTAAGATTGAGGACAATAATACGCAAGGGAGCTTAAAAGTCGCGGATTTAAATTTGCAAAAATTAGTAGTTGGTATTGCTGACTATAATGAACAAGATGACTTACAGCTGCATAATTTGCAAGTAAAACAAGCGCAGATTAGTACCGATATGTCTGATATGGATATTGATAATTGTACTTTTGATAAGAGTAATATTAGCTCAGGTTCAGGTATGCTAGAAATAAATAAGTTAGTCGCAAAAAAGCAAATAATAATTCATGCCATTGGTGGCTTTGAAGCTTATTCATCAGAATTTCACCATGGCAAAATTTATGCTAATGAAGGTGATGTCACAATAAATAACAGTCAGCTTGACACAACGAAAGTCTCTGTCAAAGATGGAGGTCTGCACATGTCTCGTGACAAATTTATTGGTAAAAATAATCTTAAACAGAGTTCATTAATGATAAAACACAGTCCAACAAATGTTAACTATGATTTAGTTGCGCCAAGAGAAGGTTGGATAACTTTCCGTGGTAAGAGAATTCGTCGTAATTTCGCTAACTATACTAGTTTTACTAAGAAAGTAGCTAAGCCAGTAGGAACAATTAAAGCTGAATCTAGCGATGAAAGTATCATTATTAAATAA